Genomic window (Nitrospirae bacterium YQR-1):
GGACTTGAAATAACATGGACGGTTGTTCCTTTCATAATAATTGCGCTTATCGGTGTTCACTCATGGGCTCTTTTTAACGATTACAGAAATGTTCCAAAGGATATTTTTGAGGCCAAAGCGATAGGGCAGTCATTTTCCTTTGAGATGATCTCCCCGGAGGGGATTAAAACACTCAATGAGCTCAGAGTGCCGGTGGGTCCGGTAAAAGTGCTCCTTAACAGTAAAGATGTTATCCACAATTTTGCAGTGCCGCATTTCAGGGTTCGTGAGGATATGGTGCCCGGGCGTGAGACATATCTTTGGTTTAATGCCAAGGACCCCGGTGAGTATGAGGTATTCTGTGCCGAGTACTGTGGGGTGGGGCATTCTAAAATGCTTGGTAAGGTGATTGTGCTAAAACGTGAGGACTATGATGCGTGGGTGAAGCTCAATACAGCAGCGGAGTCAGCGCCATTACCACCTGAGGAAAAGGGCAAAAAACTTGTTGAATCCCTAGGGTGCACAGGATGTCATACGGTAACAGGTGATAAGAGTGCAGGTCCAACATTTAAAGGGCTTTTTGGAAGCAAGATAGCTTGCACAGACGGCACAGAGGTTGTTGCAGATGAGATGTTTATAAAGGAAAAGGTAAAAAACCCTCAGGCTAAGGTAGATAAAAACTACACGCTAATGATGCAGCCTAACAGCTTAATGGATGAGGAGCTTAATGCCATAGTGGCATATGTAAAAACATTAAAATAATAAATTTATTAGTGAACGAAAAAAATTATAAGGAGGTTAACAGATAATGAATGAGCCTAAGGGATTTAAGTCGTGGCTTTTCACCACAGACCATAAAAAGATAGCGATAATGTATCTTGTAACTGCAATGGTGTTTTTTGTAGTCGGGCTGTTGCTGGCAACAGTGATGAGAACAGAGATGCTTGACCAGAGCAAACAGGTGATAATAGGGCCGGAGCTCTATAATGTGGCATTTACAATTCACGGGGCCGCCATGGTGCTTTTTTGGATGATACCGGTAGTGTTAGGGTTCTTTGCAAACTATTTGGTGCCTCTTATGATAGGAGCGCATGATGTGGCATTCCCGCGGTTGAATGCGCTAAGTTTTTGGTTTTATGTGGGGGCGGGGCTTATAGCTGTGATGGCTCTCGTTATGCCGGGAAGGCTTGACATTGGATGGACCGGGTATCCGCCGTATTCCCTAAAAACATCAGCCAACACGGCATTTTACGTTTTTGCCGTTCACATGCTTGGAGCGTCAAGTATTGCCGGCGCTGTTAATTTCATTACAACAATAATAACAATGAGAGCGCCCGGGATGACCTGGGGCAGGCTTAACCTAACCGTGTGGGGTCTTTTGGGGGGTTTTATAATTCAGTTGATAGGAGTACCGGTGCTTGCGGCGGCGGTAACTCTTCTGCTTTTTGACAAGTACCTTGGCACATCTTTCTATGATGCTTTCAAGGGCGGCTCCCCAATCCTCTACGAGCATCTTTTCTGGTTCTATGCCCACCCGGCCGTCTATGTTGTAGCGCTTCCGGTCTTTGGAATAGTATCGGATATTATCTCAACATTTTCACAGAAGAAGGTCTATGGTTATACAAGCATGGCCATTGCCATTATGATTATCACAGTGCTTGGGTTTGAAACATGGATACACCACTTGTATGTTGCAGGCACGGTGAACTGGTCAAGAGTGGTTTTCATGTGGGCAACGATTTTAATTGGTGTTCCTACCGGAATAAAGACTTTCAACTGGTTGGCCACCCTTCATAAGGGCTCTATTGATTTAAAAACCCCGATGCTCCATGCCCTTGGGTTTATATCACTTTTTACGATAGGCGGTGTAACCGGTATTGCCAACGGCTCTCTTGGTTTTGACATCCACGTGCATGACACCCACTGGGTGGTTGCACACTTCCACTACGTGCTGGCAATTAGTATGTCCATGCTGTGTATTGGTGGAATTTACTATTGGTTTCCTAAATTTACAGGGAAGATGTATAGTGAGCCGCTGGGGAAATTCGCTTTTTGGCTTACACTGATTGGGGCTATGATAGCTTTTTTACCGCAGTTTCATCTGGGCTTAGACGGAATCCCCAGGAGGTACTGGAAAGTGCCGATAAGGTATGCAGGAGAGATGAGAATAGCTTCCATTTTTTCCTACATTGCAATACTCGGGTTTGTGCTGACAATAGTTAACTTCATAAAGTCAGCCATAAGCGGCCCAAAGGCCCCGTCAAATCCATGGAATTCAAAGTCACTTGAATGGCAGATTCCCTCGCCGCCGCCTTTTTATAATTTTGAGAAAATCCCTGTGATAACTGAGGGACCGTATGAGTACGGTAAACCTGAGGAGCCGGTTAAACAGGGGCATTAAAAAGTTAAACACAGCTTACCCCAAAGGAGCAGCCGGAGTTTCCGGTACTCCTTTGGGGCTTCCAATAAATTACAGGGTATGTTATAGTAGGGATACATTAATTGTTTTTTTTAACGGGAGGTGTTTAAGAGGCGTGGACAGGGTATCTCTTGTCAGAGGGTGGTTGTTTCTCGGCATATCGAGTCTTGTTTTTGCAGGGTTGCTTTCGGTAATTCTGGTTTTTTCAAGGACCCCTTATGTGCAAAATATATTTCCTTTGATTAAAGACTTCAAAGTGGCTCTTGTGGTGCATGTGGATTTATCCGTGCTGATATGGTTTGTAGCTTTTGCCGGTGTTTTGTGGAGCACCTATGGGAGTGGGAGGTTATTATGGTTAGGGTATGTGTCATTGTTTTTCTGTGCATTTGGGACACTGACGATAGCGCTTAGTCCGTTTTTAGGCTCCGGCCATGCTCTTATGAACAATTACATACCGGTTTTAAATGAAAAGTTTTTTTTGGCTGGTTTAATTATTTTTTTATTTGGCTTTTTTATTCTCTCACTGCGGAGTTTAATAGTGATAAGGGTGCAAGAGGCCTTCAAAAGTTTGGATGCCGCAGTGCAGCTAGGTCTTAAACTGAGCGGCTTTATAGGGATTATGTCAGTGCTTGCAATAGTTTATACATACTTTAAGATACCCTCGGGACTGGATGAGACAAAGTACTATGAGATACTGTTTTGGGGAGGTGGGCATATAATGCAGTTTATGCACACATTGTTAATGCTGATAGCGTGGGTACTGCTGGCCTGCAAGTGCGGCATTGACTTTCCTAAACTACCGTCCTGGTTTTTTAGTGTTGTTTTTTTGGTTGTTTTTATCGGCTCTATGGTAAGTCCCTGCATTTTCATGACCGCCGCTGTGGAAACCGTGCGGTTCAGGGAGGCATTCACTACACTTATGGAGTGGGGGATTGGTTACTCTGTGGTAATAGTGGCGCTAATGGTACTTTATGGTTTAATAAAGAGAAAAGAGAAACACAATAACCATCTGCTTGCAGCACTTATGAGTTCTGTATTATTATTTGGTGCCGGAGGGATGATTGGATATTTGATAAATGGCGTAAACGTAACGATACCAGCCCACTATCACGGGGCGATAGTGGGAGTAACGCTTGCCTATATGGGGCTTACTTATTTATATTTGCCGGGGTTGGGGTTTAGTAATGTAACAGTTAAGTTGGCGGCATTACAAGCGTATCTTTATGGTGCAGGGCAGTTGATGCATATTTCAGGGCTGGCATGGGCGGGAGGTTATAATGTGCAAAGAAAGGTTACAGGTATGGAGCAGGGGCTTGATACGGTAAAAAAAATTGCCGGCATGTCTCTTATGGGTTTAGGGGGTGTTGTTGCAGTGTTAGGAGGTTTTTTATTTCTTTATGTTACGCTAAGAGCGTTGCGTAGAAGCGGCACAGGTGGAGCCGGAATTTAGCTGTTATTAACAGCAAAGACAGCGTAGTAAAACACAATGGGAGGTTGGAGATGGTAAAGGGTGATAGTACAAAGAAAAGACAAAAAGCACACAGTTGTAATAAAGATCAACTCCGCCTGCTTCCATGTCTTTCTGAGTTTAGTGATGATGATCTTGACGATATAGGGAAAAAATCATTTGTCAAAAAATACTGTAAAAATGATTTTGTTTTTCTGGCATCAGATGAGGTTAAGTTTTTCTTTATTATAGAAAGTGGCGCAATAAAACTTTATAAGAACTCTGTAGAGGGCAGGGAAATAGTAATTAGAGTGATGGAGATGGGGGAGCATTTCTGCTGCGCACCTATTTATGTGGATAATAAAAATATGGTAAATGCCGTAGCAGTAGAGGATACAACAGTGCTGGCGATACCGGTGGATGATTTTACAGCTATGCTGTTTAACGGTCTGTCTGATTTTGGATTAAAAATATTAAGAACCCTTTGTTCACGTGTCAAGCACTTATCGTCTATAGTTGAAAATATTACTTTTAAAGATGTAGAGATGAGAGTGTTAAAAGTTTTGGTAGATTCAGCGGACCGTAAAAATCCTGAAGCTGAGACCGTCCCTCTGACCTTAACTCATCAGGAAATAGCCGCCATGACGGGAACAGTACGGGAGGTGGTTTCACGGACGATGAGCAGGTTAAGGAAATGCGGCATTGTGACAAGCGGCAACCAGAGAGAGTTTATAATTAATAAGTACCTTGCTGCAGAGCATTTAAAGTCATAGAGCTGCCAACCTGCTCAAATAATTGATATTGTGCTGCGGAGTTTACACGGTTTAATGAAAATTGCATTAAATACAGTAAATATGTTAAACAATACAGGCTTGGGCGGTTAGCTCAGTTGGGAGAGCATCACGTTCGCAACGTGGGGGTCGGGGGTTCGAATCCCCTACCGTCCATTCAAAATATCGTTATAAATCAATGGGTTACCTTTCCAAAACCCCCTAAAATACCGTCACCAAACCGTCACCAGCTTTTTTTAGCATTGTTTTTCATAGCTGTTTTTTCTTTTTTTTGACCATGAAACTTAAAGAAAATTACTCAGAAAAATACTCATTAAAGTATCGGGTAATTACTCTCTGTTTGATTTTGACTTTCCGGTAAATCTTGGGAAACGGATTAAATAAAATAAATTGTCTATATATACCTGTTTTAATGTCCTGAATGTCCTGACCGATTCCTTAAAGTTAACACATGAGA
Coding sequences:
- the coxB gene encoding cytochrome c oxidase subunit II, with protein sequence MNRFIAFVASQLVFFVLPALVMAKERISDPAKGWDNHYNLWLVISIIIYLIVTIPLIYFSLRYRRKKDNETGAYIEGNVGLEITWTVVPFIIIALIGVHSWALFNDYRNVPKDIFEAKAIGQSFSFEMISPEGIKTLNELRVPVGPVKVLLNSKDVIHNFAVPHFRVREDMVPGRETYLWFNAKDPGEYEVFCAEYCGVGHSKMLGKVIVLKREDYDAWVKLNTAAESAPLPPEEKGKKLVESLGCTGCHTVTGDKSAGPTFKGLFGSKIACTDGTEVVADEMFIKEKVKNPQAKVDKNYTLMMQPNSLMDEELNAIVAYVKTLK
- a CDS encoding cbb3-type cytochrome c oxidase subunit I, whose amino-acid sequence is MNEPKGFKSWLFTTDHKKIAIMYLVTAMVFFVVGLLLATVMRTEMLDQSKQVIIGPELYNVAFTIHGAAMVLFWMIPVVLGFFANYLVPLMIGAHDVAFPRLNALSFWFYVGAGLIAVMALVMPGRLDIGWTGYPPYSLKTSANTAFYVFAVHMLGASSIAGAVNFITTIITMRAPGMTWGRLNLTVWGLLGGFIIQLIGVPVLAAAVTLLLFDKYLGTSFYDAFKGGSPILYEHLFWFYAHPAVYVVALPVFGIVSDIISTFSQKKVYGYTSMAIAIMIITVLGFETWIHHLYVAGTVNWSRVVFMWATILIGVPTGIKTFNWLATLHKGSIDLKTPMLHALGFISLFTIGGVTGIANGSLGFDIHVHDTHWVVAHFHYVLAISMSMLCIGGIYYWFPKFTGKMYSEPLGKFAFWLTLIGAMIAFLPQFHLGLDGIPRRYWKVPIRYAGEMRIASIFSYIAILGFVLTIVNFIKSAISGPKAPSNPWNSKSLEWQIPSPPPFYNFEKIPVITEGPYEYGKPEEPVKQGH
- a CDS encoding cbb3-type cytochrome c oxidase subunit I; its protein translation is MSTVNLRSRLNRGIKKLNTAYPKGAAGVSGTPLGLPINYRVCYSRDTLIVFFNGRCLRGVDRVSLVRGWLFLGISSLVFAGLLSVILVFSRTPYVQNIFPLIKDFKVALVVHVDLSVLIWFVAFAGVLWSTYGSGRLLWLGYVSLFFCAFGTLTIALSPFLGSGHALMNNYIPVLNEKFFLAGLIIFLFGFFILSLRSLIVIRVQEAFKSLDAAVQLGLKLSGFIGIMSVLAIVYTYFKIPSGLDETKYYEILFWGGGHIMQFMHTLLMLIAWVLLACKCGIDFPKLPSWFFSVVFLVVFIGSMVSPCIFMTAAVETVRFREAFTTLMEWGIGYSVVIVALMVLYGLIKRKEKHNNHLLAALMSSVLLFGAGGMIGYLINGVNVTIPAHYHGAIVGVTLAYMGLTYLYLPGLGFSNVTVKLAALQAYLYGAGQLMHISGLAWAGGYNVQRKVTGMEQGLDTVKKIAGMSLMGLGGVVAVLGGFLFLYVTLRALRRSGTGGAGI
- a CDS encoding Crp/Fnr family transcriptional regulator → MVKGDSTKKRQKAHSCNKDQLRLLPCLSEFSDDDLDDIGKKSFVKKYCKNDFVFLASDEVKFFFIIESGAIKLYKNSVEGREIVIRVMEMGEHFCCAPIYVDNKNMVNAVAVEDTTVLAIPVDDFTAMLFNGLSDFGLKILRTLCSRVKHLSSIVENITFKDVEMRVLKVLVDSADRKNPEAETVPLTLTHQEIAAMTGTVREVVSRTMSRLRKCGIVTSGNQREFIINKYLAAEHLKS